One genomic region from Paramicrobacterium agarici encodes:
- a CDS encoding winged helix-turn-helix domain-containing protein: MSLAAALPQTAPVENRTRALRAVPAAPEPRGFALYVGLDEEAARAAGTSLGAIVEAIKTTIGELAPAAQSYAAVALAPAGVGGRDVDVVRLALQEPTAVARNTAEPAEDEEELDRAHAGVVIDISRKRVVLDNATATLTYKEFELLQYLVLREGRTIERTELINALWSAHDGEIPNERTIDVHVRRLRSKLGRYEDIVRTVRGAGYRFDRHADVSIRHASTPSPDLF; encoded by the coding sequence ATGTCACTCGCTGCCGCTCTTCCCCAGACCGCGCCCGTTGAGAACCGCACTCGTGCTCTCCGCGCGGTTCCCGCTGCCCCGGAACCCCGCGGCTTCGCCCTGTACGTCGGCCTCGATGAAGAAGCCGCTCGCGCCGCAGGCACGTCACTCGGCGCCATCGTCGAAGCCATCAAGACGACAATCGGCGAACTCGCTCCCGCCGCTCAGTCGTACGCCGCTGTCGCGCTCGCACCAGCGGGAGTTGGCGGTCGCGATGTCGACGTCGTGCGCCTCGCGCTGCAGGAGCCGACCGCTGTGGCCCGCAACACGGCGGAGCCTGCCGAAGACGAAGAGGAGCTCGACCGCGCTCACGCGGGTGTGGTCATCGACATCTCGCGCAAGCGCGTCGTTCTCGACAACGCCACGGCGACGCTCACCTACAAGGAGTTCGAACTGCTGCAATACCTTGTGCTGCGAGAGGGCCGCACAATCGAGCGCACTGAGCTGATCAACGCTCTCTGGTCAGCGCACGACGGTGAGATTCCGAATGAGCGCACGATCGACGTGCACGTGCGGCGCCTGCGCTCGAAGCTCGGCCGTTACGAAGACATCGTGCGCACTGTGCGCGGTGCCGGCTATCGCTTCGACCGCCACGCCGACGTCTCGATCCGCCACGCGTCGACGCCATCGCCCGACCTGTTCTGA